The genomic DNA CCTGTCCTCTTGTTTATGCTTTTTTAATGAGGGCTTTATTTGAACAAAATCCGGTTAAAGGTATGGTTGTTATGATTTTATTCGGAATAGGCACTGTGCCTGCTATGTTATACCAAAACTGATGTATAATAATTAATATGAAGAGAGTAAAAAGAGAGTTAATAAAAGAGAATACGGAAGAATTAAAAGAGCTGTTAAAGAAAC from Venenivibrio stagnispumantis includes the following:
- a CDS encoding sulfite exporter TauE/SafE family protein gives rise to the protein MLKSFRKNPFLLGVFNGFLPCPLVYAFLMRALFEQNPVKGMVVMILFGIGTVPAMLYQN